ATCGATTCAGACTAAATTTGTTTAGAGAGTTTTCTTATTTAAAAAGGCTTAGACAGAACGCATGAAAGATAAATCAATATTGCTTGTAGAAGATAACGTTAAGTTAGCAAATTACCTCAAAGAAAGCCTACAAGAAGCAGGTTATGATGTTTCTATTGAAAAACGTGGTGATAGAGCGGTCTATCGCATCATTCGTGAGCAACCTTGCCTAGTAATATTGGATATAATGCTTCCTGGCATGAATGGAGATCAAATATGCCATACCATTAGAGATGAGTATTTGGGGAAAATACTCATGCTAACAGCAATTAATGATACTGAAAGTGAAGTATCCTCTTTAAATTTAGGAGCAGATGACTACTTAACTAAACCTGTTGCAGACGAAGTTTTGAAAGCAAGAATAGAGGCATTGTTACGTCGACCCAATTTAGTTAATAATCAAAATCAATTTCACTTTGGCAATTTTTCTATCAATTTTAGTACTAAGAGTGTTCATCTCTTTGATGAAGAAATTTCAATAAGTAGCAGTGACTTTGAAATGCTTGCTTTGTTGGTTAAGAACCATGATAGGTTGCTGAGTCGAGATAGCATTATGTATGCTCTTTCTGGGCATGAATATGATGGGGTTGATAGAGGTATCGATTTAAAAATATCACGTTTAAGAAAAGCATTGAATGATAATAATAAAAAGCCCTATCGTATAAAAACAATCCATAAAAAAGGATATATATTTGTATCAGCGGCTTGGGAATAAATATAGATCACAGCCACCAATCTAAAGTAAGACTTATCAAAAATAGTAAAAACTTCATTTGTCTCGACCTTGGGATTTTTCGTCCAGTTATGAAGTCTTCACCAAATATATCGCAAATCTATAATCATTTACCCTCGACAAAAGTATCATTTTAGAACACCTGTACAATATATATACATTTGAGCCGAGTGTTCTTGATAAAATCAACCTATTATTTTAAGTAATAGTCGAGATGAGCCATGAAAGACGCTGCAATAGAAATCTTAATATATAAACCAGATCCAGATCATCCACTGCCTGAAAATCATAGAGGTGTGGTGATAAATCCTCACTTAAAACAACGGTTCAAGCAATTTCTTCCAATTGGCGTCTATTTAGAAGGCTCTGATTTGAAGTATTATTTTTTCGATCAGTGTGATAATTCGCCAAAAATCTACAGTAGTTTGGATGAACTCAAACGAGACTTACCGGAAGAACTAGACAATATATTTGAGAAAAACCCAAAATTATTTATTATGGGCCATGCTGGTGGTGGCGAATATGGTATGGGTAATTGCCATGGCCCAAGTGAGCAGTTATATGATGATAATTTTGATAATTTGTTACATGGTTTTAAACGAGCATTGCCCGCATATCATGGTGAAGTTTTTGTGACTTTAGAAGGTTGTAACACAGACAATCAACTTAATGCTGCAGCAAACTCACAGGAAAAAACATTTTTAGAAAGAGTATCAGTGAAATATCCAGAAATCACCTTTGGTGGAACTGGACCATGGAATGCGCAAGATGTACAGACCGGCTTCCGATCCCTTTCGCCCACATCCCCTATCACATCGATGGCAGGAAATATTTGGAAGGCTGGAAACAGTGTTATTTTTCATCATGGTCAATATCAAGTTGCCGTTCGAAAATCTTTATTTGCCTCAACAGAAACAGCTAAAGAATTAAAAGTTAACACTATAGAATATGCCCGTGCAATTCTAGGTAAAGACGAAGCCGATGAACTGATAGCAAAAATCGCTTTAAATCGAGATATTCTAAACATTCAAGATTTAAAGAAAATTGATGGTTTTCCAGAATTGCGATTTGAAGGAGAAGATATTGCAAAGTTTGTTGAACAGGAAAAGCAAATATTAGGCAAAGAACAAGAAAATTATTTAAACCGTGTCCGTGATATCTTAGATCGGGCATCCCCTATAGAACAACTGACAGATAGAGATGTACTAGAACTTCTCTTAGGTTTAAAAGAACCTTCTGTATTTAAAAGTCATGAGGACTTGCTAGAGTCAATTCTGGCTAATAAAGCTTTGTTAAACCTGGCAATGGTAAGTTGTGGAAAAGTCCTTATTGGTGGCCCAAGTAATGACAGTGTCATTGCTTTATTATTAAAACATGGCGCTGATATTAATAGTGCTGATAAAAAAAGCATGACGGCTTTGCACTATGCGGTACAGAATTTCTATAATTATAGAAAAGAGCCCTTACATCTCATTAAAAAGTTATTAGAGTGTGGTGCTAGTCTTGAAGTGCGAAATGAAAAAGGACAGACTCCTATCGAGACAGCGCAAGAACATAGCAAAGATGGACGAGTAACTGCTAGTGATAAACTTCTCGCATCTTTGAAATCTAGCAATTCGCCACCAACTCCCATAGAACTAAAACAATCTGTTAGACAAATATTTCAGATGAGTCAACACAAGGCTGATGAACTACTTTCATTACCTATTGCGAAACGTGAATATAGCAAATGTAGTGAAGGCACTCTTTATATTCCTGGAGATGTAGTGGAAAAATTGCATGGAATCTTGCAATCTGCAAAGGGGAATAATGAGCAATTATCGGCGTTTGAATCAGAGCTTAGTATGGTAATCAGTGCTCTTGAAAAAGGCATTGGAACTGGAGAAGTAGTTGATGGCGAGGAAGATGAATTTATCCCTAAACGTTTTGAAAATGCAAAACTCAAGTTAACAGCGGTTATGGACGCACTGGTTGAGATGAAACAAGAGATGGATACGTCAAAAGATGCTAAAGTTGGGGACCAACTTCTAAAACTAAAATCCTAATCGCTAAGAATATATTGGAAGCACTATGGTAAATCGAGCACCTTTTAATAACGGTGATTGTGAAGCCATGACCTTCCCTCCGTGGAGATTAACAACTTTTTTAACAATAGCTAATCCTATCCCAATATGTTTATCTCCAATTTCGGCGTCTTCGGCAATCGTATATTCAGAAAAAATGTCATCCGCACCATCATCCGGCAAGCCTGGACCATCATCGTCTACGTGGATTAAAATATGACTATTATCCAGCGAAATAGTTAAAGAAATAGTGTGTGCTGCAAATTTCATGGCATTTGTAATCAAATTGGTAACAGCATGCTTTAAAATATTTTCATCTATGTATGCTTTCAAAGAATTTAACTCATTAGAATGAAATGTAATTTCAAATGTCAAGGAAGAATAAGACTCTAATAAATTTCTTAACCATTGTATTATATCGGTCTCAGACCGTTTTAATTTCAATTCGCTTGAATGCATTTTTGAGTAAATCAAAAAAGTGCTGACAAGCCCATTCATATCTGCAATATCTTCTTGGATGCTGTTCAGCTGTTTATTGAGTAGTTCATCTTCAGTGTTTTTCCTTTTAATACTATCTGTCGCCATTTGTATGGTTGATAAAGGGGTCCTAATTTCATGCGCGACAAACCGGCACATTTGTTTATGTGATTCAATCAGTTCTTTTAATTGCTCACCCATGTGGATGATATTTATATACAGTCCATATAAAACAGAGGTGGGACCTATTTTCCGATGAAAATCAAAGTTCCCTTGACTGAAATTTTTAGTTATCTGATACACCTTTTTCATATTTCTAACAAAAAGCAATGAAAAAAAGGCAATAAGAAAAATGGATATAAAAAAGAAAGTTCCTACAAAATAATACATAACATCACTGATTCTTGCCATAACTGGCAGATAGCTTAGTGGGCCAATTTTGAGTATTCCACCACTAAAATTATAGTAGAGAATAACAATTTGTGACGAGTTTTTATTTGTTTCAAATACTAAACGCTTTGTTGATAAAGAATTAATTATATTACCTGGTAAGTGTTTACTTTTAGTTTTATAAACATGAATAGGGAAACCATATATTTTTTCTAACTGTAATAGTTCATTACTCCATGTATTTTTTGATTTTGATAATAAATGTTGAACGATTTGTTTTAAAACAGGATTCATATAATTATAAATAATTTCGTCAGGATCTGAAAAATTGTAAGCTAATGCATACGGGGTATTACCAATTTTTTTATACGCAGTATGTTCTACAATTACCTCGTTTAGAAATTGATAAGTTGTACCTGATAAAAAAATGATTTCACCATGATTTAATTGATTATTCTGCGCCAGGGTGAGTTTTAGACTGTCGATTGCTATAAGATGAATAACATTATCTGTTTTTTTCTTTATTAGTGCATCCCAGTTTGATTTCGGATTATGAATTAACTCTTTTTCTAAACTAATTAAAATTCCTTGTGACATCGTTTGGCCTGCATTAATAACTATCTTTGCCTCAACTGACTTTAAATATTTAAAAAATGCTAAAACGACAATTAAAAAAATCACAAAGAATGCAGTCAAGATTTTTAAATAGATATTAAATTTCATTACCATGTACTCTAAATAATAGATGCCTATTCACAAGATAGTACTCTGGATTATCCTTGATAGTTTAAATATTTAATTCTGGCATAATTATCCTACGTTTTGTCACTCTTTATAACTCTTGTAATTAGCCTATTTAAGGCATCCAAATTATCGATATTCGTTATGGCCTCATCAAATAATGATAAAGTCTCTGGATCGTGTGTTTCTAAATACTTGAATGCTTTTTTTGGACCTTGATAACGCAATTCTTTGAACACAAAATAATCCTCTAGAATTGTGAAGATTGACCAAATATGGCGATATTTTCCTTCTAAATCTCTAGTACACGCCCTTGCCAGCATTTTTTGATACCACACTCTACGTGCTGTAATTTCATCAGGAGGGAGGGACTCAGACAATATTAAAGAAGCTGAGATTTTTTTTAATAACTCTGTGCCAAAATGGGCTTTTTCAACAACAACGATGCCATCTGACATACATAAATGTTCATCAGAAATTGAATCAAAAGCATTTTCAGGATAAACAAAAATATCATGATAAACTTGATGTGCTTCATCAAAGCGTGCAATTCGTTGCTTATCTCCTTTTTCTCTAATCCCTGCAACATCATAATCACTGGTTACTGTGAAGTCTCCTCGTGCGCGGGAGCCATATAAAATAATTGTATGGCAATGATGTAAAGAGATTAATTCATCAACAATGAATTGCAGAACAGCATCATTTTCTAATGATATTTTCTTTTGTGTCATTTCCTTACCTTCTTACTTTGTAACTACGCCATATCAAATACTTACGTTCATTTTTCAAATTTCCAAAAAGTAGATGAATTAAACGAATCACCTGGAATCTATCGGCAAAATCTAGGTAAATTTAGGATAAGATTGGTGGCCTAGTATCACCGAGAATTGGCATCGCTGCAGCCCTTACAGGATTGGGATTATTTGCATATAGTATTTATAACAATTGCCAAGCAGTCAATTCTGGATCTTTGCTGCTCTCAAACAACCTTACTCCTATATAAAAGGGACTCGCACTATAACCAGGCATTGAATCGTGAGTTTTTAATCAATAATTCACAATTCAATGCCTTACCCCATAGGTACAAAATTAGGTTGATGCATTTGACAAGAATGACAGATATGATTATGAATTATTTCCGCCTTTACTTAAGAGCTGCTCCATTTTCTTAAGATCAGCTTGTTTGTTATGAATGGATTCCCCAACTTCTTTAATCTGAGGATCATGGCTACATTTTAATAAGTAAGCCGACATTTGCATGCCGCCATGAAAGTGATCACTCATTTCTTTTAAATACATTTTATCAAATTCTTTACCTGAAACATTCATAAACGACTTCATATCCATGGGTTTCATTCCAGGAATTTGATAATTTGCTTCAGAGGTAGTGGGTAATTTACTGAGTAGCATTTTCATTTTAACAACTTCTCTATGTTGCCTTGCGAGCATTTTCTTTGAAATAGCGACTATTTTCGGATTCTGGGATTTTTTTATAGCTAACTCCATTATTTGCATCCCTTATGCGTGATGAACAATCATCATTTGTAAGAATTCTCTTTCAAGTGCCACTATTTGTTTTTCGCCTTTAGGACAATGATTTTCCTTCATAGACATTTGTCCCATATTGGATTGTTCCATTGCGAAAGCACATGAACTCATTAGCGATATTCCTAAAAGGATTGAAAACTTTTTCATTTACCTACCTCTTGAATTGAGTAAATATTTTAGAAGTATAGATCAATACTAAAAAAGAAGTTTGTTGAATAAATCATTTATTTTCAGCTAAATGCTGATCGTTTAATTTTATTTTTACTATTCTGCTACTCCTTTGCCTAACTATAAGTGTATTTTGCCTAACAAACATAAAGGCAAATATTCTGTGACCAAACGTGTCTCAACTGTAGCGTCACTATGCTGTAATAGGCCGTAGAAGGTTCCTTACGAATTTAAGGCTTCACAAGATATGATTTATAACAAATTTAAAACTAGAGCATCAGGGTTCAGACCAAGGTGTCGGGGGTTCGAGCCCCTACGATCGCGCCATTTTTAGGCTGTTCGCTCCATAAATGATCACACCTTGTCTTGCTTCCGGTAAAAAGATAAAATACGCAACGGTGACACCCTGGGACACTAAGCAAGGATTCAGGCTTAGCAGGCAACACAATTAGTAAAGTTAACATCACCACCCTGTACTCCTATGTTGCCATTCACAAAAGCCAAGCAGATCAAGCGTACCGATATTTACAAAGTGGAAAATTAAAAGAACGCAAAGTTCATGTGCGTAAAATAAATCGATTTTTTAAAACCCTGCGAAAAACTTAACACAACAATTGGAAAAAAGAGGCAATTATTATGTAAAATCCTAATAATACAGGCCTTTGGATAGAGTAGATAAATCATTATTAATATCAGGATCACTTAGATGAAAATACAAGAAGAGCTTCATGAACGTGGGGCTCTTAAAATATCAATAGCTGTTACCCTTCTCTTAGCCATGGTAGGTATTTTATTTGGGCTATTTTCGGGTTCATTGGCTATCGTCTTTGACGGTATGTTCAATATGGTGGATACCGTTATATCAATCCTAGCCTTATTTGTCGCCCGTCTTGTAACAAGTAAGGGTAATCGGAGATTTCAATATGGTTACTGGCATATTGAACCTATGGTTCTTGTTTTGAATGGTAGTATCCTAATACTTCTTTGTAGTTATGCGATGATAAATGCAATTGGTAGTTTAATGTCTGGTGGGCATGAACTGAATTTTGATTGGGCATTTGTGTTTGCTCTTTTAGTATTTTTTTTATCAACTGGCATGTATTTTTATTTGATTAAAAAAAACCGCAAAATTAAGTCTGAATTCCTGCGATTAGACATTCAAAGTTGGTTAATGTCTGCTTTGATTTCCTCATCTCTCTTATTAGCATTTGGCATCGCTGCATTGTTGCAGGGTGGGGTCTACGCATATTTTACTCCCTACATTGATCCCCTTATTTTAGCGATTCTTACTGCTTGTTTGATTTTTGTACCTATGACTGCGGTCCGGGATGCCACAAGAGACATATTTCGCATGGCACCCTTGGATCTTGATGAAAAAATAAGAGAATTTTTAGATGAGCTTATCAAACAACGTGATTTTAAAACTTATACAAGCTACGTTGCAAAAATAGGACGAGCTCAATTTATTGAAATACATATTGTAGTGCCTATCGATTACCCAATTTCAAGTATTGAAACATTGGATGAAATTCGTAATGAAATCGCGTTGGCTATTGGAGAAGACACGCCACAACGTTGGCTAACCATTGCCTTTACTGCAAATGAAAACTTGATTTAGCAACGTTTTATTCAGGCTATCCATAAGGATATATGTGAAAGTATGCTATCAAAAATTAGAGTTAATACCAAATGAGTTCATGATTTTAGTAAATGAATCTGCAGATTAAATAGCAAGCCTGGTTGCTAGCAACAAGTTTGCTTATGGAAGTTCCAGAATAAGATACAGACTATTAACCCCGCTGCATCAAATAAAAATAAATAGCTAATTTGATCTGAAGATTCTTTAATAAGAAAGATATTCTCAAAATATCAAACGATTTCAACATCTTCTGCATGAGGCCCTTTTTGTCCTTTTACTGCCTTAAACAAAACACTGCTACCTTGCGAAAGAGTTTTGAAATCAGTCGATTGAATTGTACTAAAGTGCGCAAAATAATCTTTTCCATTATTTTCAATTAAGCCAAAACCCTTGCTCTCTGACTGGCATACCTGGGTATGAGGAAATGACTTGCATGGCGGGCAAATTGGCTGAAGGCAAAAATCTTTTGGAAGATTAAAAATTGCAAGAACACCCATCAAAAGGATAATCAAGCAAGCCACAATATTAAGATGGGGATAATGAATTGCTGTTGATACTAAACCTGTCCCTATACCTTTTCCTGATTCTTCCATTTACAAAACTTAATTATTAAATAAGGAAAACATGGTGCATTAGTATGTTGCTGTTTTTATTAAACAGCAACATGCTAACCACTTCTTCCCTCCATTGATATAATGTTTTACCTAGAGTCTTTAGTGAGTCGAAAGGACTTTCCTTCAGACTGGCACGAGTTTAAGAAAGAGAGGCATTAAACGTGTACAGTGCTTTGCAGTGCGATGTTTTCGCATAAGTAATCGATGCAATCGCTGTTTAAAGTAATATATTGCCCCCTTATTTGGGGTAGAGCCTGGATTTTTTCGATCGCCTAGGACGACAACATTCTGCAGAGGATATTGTGAAGATTTTTATATAAGTAACTCGGTCGATTCTCTATCCGATTCTAGTGCTCATTAATCGCTAGCCCATCTAAAAATGAACTAATATAGAATAAAAGAGAAGTAAATTAACCTTAGGGAGCTAAAAATGAATCATTATAGATTACGAGTAACGGATAAGGAAACAATAAAAATAATTAAAGATATTGGTGGTTACGAAAACCTTCTTGAAAATGGCCAGGATACTTGGGCTAATACTGAAGTTGACGCTAGATTGAAATTAGTGCAGCAAAACATTTTTTCTAATTTTGGAAGAAACCGGGGACAACTACACCCAAGTAAAGAATGTTATAGAGGATTAAATGATATTTGGACTGACCCTAATAAAGTCGATATAAAACTTATTTGATCCTTGATTAGGATCTTCAAAGTTTTTCTAACCTACCAGGAGTTATAGGTACCCCCTATAGAGGAATAACAATGTGACTTGATTAAGCACCATACAATATATTATATTTTCTTTGTCGTTGAATTGCCTCAATATAAGTAAACATTGCCGTCACACACCAAGTTGATGTGACAAAACACCGCTTAGTCCCTATCGGTATTTGTAATATAGTTTATTAGCCAATTAGATGTTATAATTTGATTTGTATCGTTTAATTAAACCCTCTACTCTCTTCTTATTGCCTATCTAGGGAAATTCATTTTTATCCTGTAATTTCTTTATCTCACCTTATAGTCATTAGGAGCAATTAGCTATTTATATAGGATATCTATGAGCTACCAAACGTGTCATTATTGTTTAGAAATTACAAATTATTTTTCCTTGAGAGGTAAATCACGAGCTATAAATGGAAAGTTCCTTTGCTATCAACTTTGTCCATCATGCACTCAAAAATTAATTAGTATTAATAGTTTCTCTGATAAAGAAAGCCGTCAATTTTTTATAAACGCAGTAAAAGAAAACGCTCAAAAATTTCCCCTTTATGTTGATGAATAGCGTTAAAATTAAGGTAATTTAAGAGCATATTAATAGGAAGTCGTTCGAAATTCTTTTTCAATCAGATTCGTATTGTTATTAGTAATTTGACCATTGTAATTACCAAACTCTCCATCTTGCTGGGTTAGCATCCATATTAAAAGAGAGTCTAAATTATTCCCCGAGGATTGTTTAATTTCGATGTCATCAAAATATATTTTTGCGGTATAGGTAAACATTTTTTTCTCGATATGAAAGTGTATAAGCGCAGATAAGTACGAGCGAAGAAAGGTATAATATGACTAAGCGAAGAAAGAAAATAAAATGTTTATACAATCCTTTGTTATATTATAGCATATGTAGGGTGGGTTTAGGGTTTTAAACAACTCGCATGCTACAAATTAGATTGACATTTAATCTTAAAGAGTAGTATCCTAGTCTAAGCTAGAAAGTGTCTA
This sequence is a window from Legionella cherrii. Protein-coding genes within it:
- a CDS encoding response regulator, with the translated sequence MKDKSILLVEDNVKLANYLKESLQEAGYDVSIEKRGDRAVYRIIREQPCLVILDIMLPGMNGDQICHTIRDEYLGKILMLTAINDTESEVSSLNLGADDYLTKPVADEVLKARIEALLRRPNLVNNQNQFHFGNFSINFSTKSVHLFDEEISISSSDFEMLALLVKNHDRLLSRDSIMYALSGHEYDGVDRGIDLKISRLRKALNDNNKKPYRIKTIHKKGYIFVSAAWE
- a CDS encoding ankyrin repeat domain-containing protein codes for the protein MKDAAIEILIYKPDPDHPLPENHRGVVINPHLKQRFKQFLPIGVYLEGSDLKYYFFDQCDNSPKIYSSLDELKRDLPEELDNIFEKNPKLFIMGHAGGGEYGMGNCHGPSEQLYDDNFDNLLHGFKRALPAYHGEVFVTLEGCNTDNQLNAAANSQEKTFLERVSVKYPEITFGGTGPWNAQDVQTGFRSLSPTSPITSMAGNIWKAGNSVIFHHGQYQVAVRKSLFASTETAKELKVNTIEYARAILGKDEADELIAKIALNRDILNIQDLKKIDGFPELRFEGEDIAKFVEQEKQILGKEQENYLNRVRDILDRASPIEQLTDRDVLELLLGLKEPSVFKSHEDLLESILANKALLNLAMVSCGKVLIGGPSNDSVIALLLKHGADINSADKKSMTALHYAVQNFYNYRKEPLHLIKKLLECGASLEVRNEKGQTPIETAQEHSKDGRVTASDKLLASLKSSNSPPTPIELKQSVRQIFQMSQHKADELLSLPIAKREYSKCSEGTLYIPGDVVEKLHGILQSAKGNNEQLSAFESELSMVISALEKGIGTGEVVDGEEDEFIPKRFENAKLKLTAVMDALVEMKQEMDTSKDAKVGDQLLKLKS
- a CDS encoding sensor histidine kinase, with the translated sequence MKFNIYLKILTAFFVIFLIVVLAFFKYLKSVEAKIVINAGQTMSQGILISLEKELIHNPKSNWDALIKKKTDNVIHLIAIDSLKLTLAQNNQLNHGEIIFLSGTTYQFLNEVIVEHTAYKKIGNTPYALAYNFSDPDEIIYNYMNPVLKQIVQHLLSKSKNTWSNELLQLEKIYGFPIHVYKTKSKHLPGNIINSLSTKRLVFETNKNSSQIVILYYNFSGGILKIGPLSYLPVMARISDVMYYFVGTFFFISIFLIAFFSLLFVRNMKKVYQITKNFSQGNFDFHRKIGPTSVLYGLYINIIHMGEQLKELIESHKQMCRFVAHEIRTPLSTIQMATDSIKRKNTEDELLNKQLNSIQEDIADMNGLVSTFLIYSKMHSSELKLKRSETDIIQWLRNLLESYSSLTFEITFHSNELNSLKAYIDENILKHAVTNLITNAMKFAAHTISLTISLDNSHILIHVDDDGPGLPDDGADDIFSEYTIAEDAEIGDKHIGIGLAIVKKVVNLHGGKVMASQSPLLKGARFTIVLPIYS
- a CDS encoding nucleotidyltransferase domain-containing protein: MTQKKISLENDAVLQFIVDELISLHHCHTIILYGSRARGDFTVTSDYDVAGIREKGDKQRIARFDEAHQVYHDIFVYPENAFDSISDEHLCMSDGIVVVEKAHFGTELLKKISASLILSESLPPDEITARRVWYQKMLARACTRDLEGKYRHIWSIFTILEDYFVFKELRYQGPKKAFKYLETHDPETLSLFDEAITNIDNLDALNRLITRVIKSDKT
- a CDS encoding DUF305 domain-containing protein, whose protein sequence is MELAIKKSQNPKIVAISKKMLARQHREVVKMKMLLSKLPTTSEANYQIPGMKPMDMKSFMNVSGKEFDKMYLKEMSDHFHGGMQMSAYLLKCSHDPQIKEVGESIHNKQADLKKMEQLLSKGGNNS
- a CDS encoding cation diffusion facilitator family transporter, with translation MKIQEELHERGALKISIAVTLLLAMVGILFGLFSGSLAIVFDGMFNMVDTVISILALFVARLVTSKGNRRFQYGYWHIEPMVLVLNGSILILLCSYAMINAIGSLMSGGHELNFDWAFVFALLVFFLSTGMYFYLIKKNRKIKSEFLRLDIQSWLMSALISSSLLLAFGIAALLQGGVYAYFTPYIDPLILAILTACLIFVPMTAVRDATRDIFRMAPLDLDEKIREFLDELIKQRDFKTYTSYVAKIGRAQFIEIHIVVPIDYPISSIETLDEIRNEIALAIGEDTPQRWLTIAFTANENLI
- a CDS encoding cold-shock protein; the encoded protein is MCPPCKSFPHTQVCQSESKGFGLIENNGKDYFAHFSTIQSTDFKTLSQGSSVLFKAVKGQKGPHAEDVEIV